The DNA sequence TGGCCAGGGCCACCATCGGCTGCACCTCGCCCCGCGTCCCGATGGTCGACAGCAGTACGCGCATCGCGAATGCCCCCCGTCGCTCGTACACGTTCCGGCCGGCGGACGCGGCCGGGGCGACCGATTCTGCGGCGTGGCCGGGGTCTTGCGGCAACTCCCCCTCCCGGCTCTATGGTGAAAATGCGGGGAGGCGGTCCCGGGGGACTGGCGCCGAGGGGTTTACCCCATCGGGTGGTTCCCGCGCACAGACGGGTTGTTTCCCCATCGGCGGAGCAACGGTTGAACGAGGAACGCGTCAACCCCAGCCGCCGCTCGAAGGACTCCCGTGGACCCGAAGATCCTGAAGAAGAAGATGACCGCCGGCTGCCTCGCCGGCCTCTCGGCCGCCGCAGCTCTCGTCCTGTTCCCGCCCGCCGTCGTCGCCGGGGAGGCGCTCGCGGCCGACGGTTCCACGACGCCCATGCGCTGCCGGAGCGTCGGTACCGCGCGGGACGCCGACGTGGCGTCCGTCCTCCAGCCCCTCGGCGTCCACCTGCAGAACCCGGATACTCCGGTCGGCCTGTCGTGCACTCCCACCCGCAACGGCGGTCCCGATGTCAACTTCTGTGCGGGCAAGGACCCGGTCCACGGCATCGCCGTCATCGGCCGCCGCCCCATGGGCCACATCTGCCCCTGAGGCGTCCGTGACCCGGTCAGGCCCAGTCAGGTCCGGTCAGGTCCGCTCTGACACGGCAGGTCCGCTCAGGCCGCCGGGACCGCCGCGTCGTCGATCAGTTCGAGCGCGAGCCGCCGCGTCGTCTCGTCCGCCTTCTCGGGGCTGCCGGAGTCGAACGGCGGGTGCGGGTCGTACTCGACGGCGAGCTGCGTCGCCCGGGCGGTGGCGTCGTCGCAGAGGCGGGCGACGAGGTGGAGACCCATGTCGAGGCCGGCCGAGACGCCGGCCGCCGTGATGATCCGGCCCGTCTCGACGAAGCGGCCGGGCGTCCAGACGGCGCCGAGCTTCGCCAGGTACGGGCGGGAGGCCCAGTACGTCGTCGCGGGCAGCCCCTTCAGCAGCCCGGCGGAGCCGAGGATCAGCGAGCCGGTGCAGACGGAGGTGGTCCACGTCGTACGGCGGTGCAGAAGGCGGACCCAGTTCAGGACCGCCCGGTCCTCCATGGCGGCGACGGTGCCGCGGTTGCCGCCGCCGGGAACGAGGAGGACGTCGGCGCGGCGTACGTCCGTGAGGGCCCGCTCGGCGGTCAGGGCGAGCTGCCCGGTGTCCGTGCGCACGGGGCCCGGGCGGTGGGCGACGGTGACGACGCGCACGCCGGGCAGGCGGCAGAGCATCTCGTAGGGGCCGACCGCGTCCAGCGCGGTGAAGCCGTCGTAGAGCAGGATCGCGACCGTTCTGCCGCGGCCGCCGTCCACCGGATGGCCATCGCCGCGGTCGCTCCGGTTGCCCTGGTCCCCCCGGTCGCCCCGGCCGCTCCGGTACGACGAGACGGCGGCGGCCGAGCCGCCCGCCGAACCGCCCGCCCCGGTGAGCCCCATGGCGAGAGCCCCCGCGCCCGCCGCCCCCAGCACCCCGCGACGCGTCGGCTGTACTGCCGAAGTCATCCGAACCAACCCCCTTGACGATCAGTGGACTTCAAGGGAGTCGTGCGGGAGAGGGCCCGGGTTCCCGGCCTTGCCTGCCGGCGGCTCGGAGACGCACGGCCCAAGGAGACGCGCGGCCGCTCGGAGACGCCGCAGAGCTCACATCGCCGCTCGTCCGGTCAACCGGAACGACTCCGCGCGCCATACCCGGCCTCAGCCCGGCCTCAGCCCGGCCTCAGCCCTGCGTCAGCCCTGCGTCAGCTCCGCGCGCCGCTTGCTCCGCCGCAGTTCGCGCCGCTTGGGGTGGCGGACGACGACGCCCGCCATGCCGGGCGTTCCGCTGACGCGGATCAGCGGGGTGCCGGGAAGGCGAGGGGTGGTCGCGGTCTTGTCCTTGACCCCGCCCTCCATGCCGTCGGTGTTCACGCCCCAGCCCTCGGGGATGATGAGCACGACGCCGCCCATGCCGCCCTCCGCCTCCACCGCGACCTCCGGCAGCCGGCACTCGGCCGCGGTGAAGTCGAGGATGACGCCGCCCATGCCGCCGTGGGCGACGATCCGCGCGGGCACTTGCCAGTGCCCTTCGCGCTTCGCGCCGTGGAAGCCGCCCTTGAGCGTCAGCGGCTTGGCGGGGTCGGCGCCCGGCAGGACGGGCAGGTCGGCCGTGAGCGCGGCGAGTTCGCCATGCGTCCGCGCGCCGAGCGCCCGCTCCACCCGCTCGTCCAGCTCGGCGAAGTCCAGCCGCCCCTCGGCCGCCGCCTCGTTCAACCGCTCCACGACCGCGTCCCGCTCGGCATGCGAGGCGCGCACGGACCCGTCATCGCCGGAGACCGGCAGCAGCTCACTCATCCCCCCATGCTAAGCGCCCCCGCCCGCCGCCCGAAGGGGCGAGCAGCCCTAGCAAACCGGGGTACGCGTAAACCGCCCCTTCTTTCCCGTACCCGCGCACGCAGGCCCCCGCTCCGCCCATGGACTTCCGGGCCGGATCCTCTGAGGCGCGCGGCCCGTCGCTCCGCGAGGAACGCAACGCCTCCGCATGTGGGTTGGCCGGCACGCCGGCCATGACCCCGGCCTACTTGGTCAGGAACTCTGCGTCGAGGGCACGTCATCGAGGACCGAGCGGACCATGCGGTAGGGCTCGCTGCTCTCGCCCATGACGGCAGCCAGCAGGGTGGACAGCTCCGCTCCGACGGACCGCTGGGCCTGTGCGTCGCGAATCCCCCGCCAGTGCTCGACCGCCCGCCGCGCGGAGGTTTGGGTCAGAGGGTCGTCGGCTCCGCGGACATGGAACTGGAGGCCGGCAGTGTGCAGGTACCAACGGGCGGCATCCTCGGACCTGCCCAACAGATGCGCGACCCACCCGCGCAGCTCACGGATCTGAATCGTGTGGGAGTGCTTGTCTCCGTATATGGCGGTGAACTCCTGGTCGACCCGCTCCGCCTCCACACTCGCCGCATGTAGACGGGGCAGGTCCTGCGGGTTTGCGAAGGCAGCAGCGATGGCCGCGATGCGTTCGCGGTAGCTCTCGGGAGGCGGAGGCGGTGATGCGGCTTCGCGGCGGCTGTTGACGGGCTCGGCCCGGGATGCTTCAGCCACGTCCGAGCTCGGTGCCTGCCGGGTTGGGAGAGGGGCACTCTCCTCCCGGCCGGCCCCGCTGAGCTGTTCTGGCGGGTCGCTCTGCCAGAACTCGTGGGTCGCGGTTCCCCAGGGCCGGAAGAGAAGGTGTTCGTCGTTCATGATGTCCTCGCGTGTTGGTGGGCGCCTTCGTGCTCGTCGGCCATGGGGTCAGATGTCGATGCCCTTGCGCCGCATATAGGCCACGGGGTCGACGTCGCTGCCGTATGCGGGGCCCGTGCGGACCTCCATGTGGAGGTGGGGGCCGCTGACGTTGCCGGTAGCGCCCGATATGCCGATCTCCTGGCCGCCTCGGACCGTCTGACCGGCGGACACCTCGACCCGGGTCATGTGGGCGTACTGGCTGTACATGCCGTCCTCATGCTTGATGATCACCTGGTTGCCGTACGCCCCGCCCGGCCCGGCGGAGACGACCGTGCCGGGGCCGATGGCGTGGATGGGCGTGCCGGAGGGAACGACGAAGTCCACGCCGGTGTGGTAGCCGCTGGACCACATCCCGCCCGCCTGGTGGTACGGGGTCCCGATAGAACTGTGCACAGGCCGCTGCCAGTTACCGGGGGCGGTGTCGGCTTCTACGACGCGGACCACCTTGCTGATGCGGGTGATCGGGGTGGTGGAGTGGCGCCAACTGTCGTAGGAGACCACGCGAATCTGAGCGCCGGTGTGAGGCGCTTCGACGATCTTTCCATCTCCGATGTACATGCCGACGTGGCCCGGCAAGGCATCCGAACCGTCATATCCAGGATTGAAAACGAGGTCGCCTGGAGCCGGGTGATCAATATCGACCTGGTGGCCGATCTTGACCTGGTCCCAGGTGGTCCGGGGTATGTCGACACCTACTTTTTTGTACGCCTGCTGCATGAGTGACGAACAGTCGCACCACTTACCCGAATCGCTCCCCAGTGGGTCGGTGCAGTCCCCGCCGAGCTGGTACCAGCCACCGCGCTGTTTCAGCGCCCACTCGACCGCTTGCCGCGCCTTCTGCGCGGGATTTTCACTCGTTCCCACCGAGCCGACGAACCGCGACGCATTCGCCATGATGTCCCTGACATACCGGTACGTTTCGCCACCGGAGAACGATGGGCCAGGCACACCCTTGTGGTCGTAGACGGCTCCCGGTCCCGCGTTGTATGCAGCCAGCGCCAGCTCGATGGGGCTGCCATTGTATTCAGGGTGCTTCTTGAACTCCGTGAGGAGTCGGCACATCATTCTCCCCTGGGCGGGGATGGCATCCTCCGGGTCGAATACGTTTTTCACCCCGTCGCCGTTGCCGTCCACTCCTTCTATTGCCCATGTACTGTCGATGAACTGTGCGATCCCCTTAGCGTGCGCCTTTGATTCTTCCTTCGGACTGAAATCGCTTTCGGCCCAGAGCTGGGCGGCGAGAATGGAGGCGGGCAGGCCGGCGTCGCAGGCGTTCGCGGCTTTCTCGATAAGGGGTGCATATTGAGGGGGGACGCCCCCCTTTCCTACCTTCAGGGTGTTGGAGGCAAGGTTGTAGTCTCCCCCCTCGTTATCATCGAGAAAAGTGGCGACAAAAAACAACAATCCCAGGCCGATGGCAAGCGGGCTGACGACCAGTAGCGCGATCCCGGATATCAGAACCTTCTTTAGGTTCAAGCTCCCCCCTCGTTCTCGGTGGCGCGAAGATTCCGTTCCTCGCCGGATCGTTACGCCGCAAGCTCAGGCCAAGGATGGTCGGCCTCAAGTCGCACCGTCAATCACTCCAGTACCGTGGGTAGCGGCATACAATCCCATATCTGAACTAAGGGATTTAACCGTCAAAAATCATAGAGGCGACGCACCTGGACAAAAAGGCGCGCAGGCTGACAGCAGGTGACCGTACGTGCCGCTTGCGTTCAGCAAAGCATTTGGCTCTACCAAGGACTCCTGCTAGAAATGCACCTCAAGGTTTGGCCGAGAGAATACGGTTGCAATGCCGGGGGAGCTTTGGGCAGGAAAACGATTCTCGTTCCGCTGCCGACTCACGTCCGTGTGGCCTTACCCGTAATGTCGGCGGTCGGGGGCAGTGGCCGGTCCGCAGTGGCGGGCCTTCTGGCCGGCTCCCTGGCCGCGGTGGGCACCGCGGCCGTGCTCGACACCGTCCCGCGGTTGTCCTCGCCCTGGCCGACGTGGGTCTCCGCTCCCGGCGGAGGTCTGCCGGCCCTGCCTCCCGACCTGCCCCTGTCGCGCCGTCAGGTGCGCGAAGCCGCCTCGCGCTGCCAGGGACCTGCCGGGGAATGGCAGGTGCTTACCGACCATCAGGACTGGAGCTGCCCGCCGCTGTCGTTGCCCACCGACCCCGCGGCCTGGTACCAGCTGGCGGCCATCGGCGGCTGGCAGGCGGTAGTGGCCGACACCGGGCACGCCGTGGCCCACGACATCGTGACTGCCCGGTGCGAAGGCCGGTCGGGAACCACGGCGGCCTGGTGCGGACTGCCGTTCGCCGTTCCCGTGCTGTGCGCGGCGGCCAACGGTGACGGCGTCCAAGCGCTCCAGACCGCCGTGCAGGCCGCTCTCGCCGAAGGTCTTCCGCTCCAGCGCACGGTCGTCGCACTGGTCTGCCTCGCCGACGGCCGCCTGCCCGCATCCGTACGCGCGGCCATCACCATGCTCCAGGGCCGGGTGGCGGCCGTCGTCACCGTGCCGTGGGATCCGCAGATCCGCGTCAGTGGCCTGCGCAACATAGGCCGGCTCAAGGCCCGAACGGTCCAGGCCGGCGCCGAGCTGGCTCAGCGGGTCCTCGACGCCGCGAAGACGGCCTGGGGTGACCCCCTGCCGCCGGCACCCGTTCCGGCAGCCCTCACCGCTGCCCGCTCAATCGACCCTGTTCCCTCCGCACTTGAAGGAGCGGCATGAGCCAGCTTCTGCACCACGCCGTCACATACCTTGCCGACGGACCTGTTCCGGACTTCCAGCCCACCGTGCCGGACAAACTCAAGGACCCCACCAGCAAGATCCTCGGATGGACGGCCGGTCTGGGCCTGGCCCTGGCGGTGCTCGGAGGACTCACCGGCTGGGGCTGCGTGGCCATCGGCCACAACTCCGAACGCGCCGGCCTGGCGGCCCGCGGCAAGCAGGCCATCCTGTGGAGCCTCATAGCCGGCCTGGGGATCTCCGTCACCAGCGGCCTGGTGATGATGTTCTACAACATGGGCAAGTGAGCGCCCCGGTGGACTACCAAAAGAACGCCCGCAGGGCCCGCATACGTCTGTTGGTCATCGGGGTCGCCGTCGTCGCGCTCCTCGTCGGCGGCATCCTGCTGCTGACCGGCGGAGGCGAAAACAGCCAGAAAGAGAGCCCTTCGGCTGCGAAGGCACCCACTAGCCCGTCGCCGTCGCCTTCGCGGCTTGTGATGGGCCGCTCGGGTAACTGGACTCCTGCCACATCTCGTCACCTCAGAATCCCCCGAAGTCGGGGGGTGAAAGACGGCGTCAGCGTCGGCTTCCACCGGGGGCACATCGGGGGGTTGATGGCGGCGGTCCGCCACCAGCAGGAGCTGGACATCCTCGACGACTCGATCGCGCGACGCCAGATGGAAGCCATTGTGTCGCGGGACTCCAAGGAAAGCGTCGACAAGTACGTCTCCAAAGTGCGCAAGACACGTGAAGCCGCTGGGCTTCCGCCCTCCGGCGGGACCCCTGCCGGCGTCACCTTCACCACCCAGGTGAAAGCTGCGCGGGTGCGCAGCGTAACCGACGACGGCGACGTCCTCGAAGTGTGGATGGCCTATGACCAATACGCCACCTTGCCGGGCAAGCCAAATGATGAAGACCCG is a window from the Streptomyces mobaraensis genome containing:
- a CDS encoding hydrophobin family protein, whose translation is MDPKILKKKMTAGCLAGLSAAAALVLFPPAVVAGEALAADGSTTPMRCRSVGTARDADVASVLQPLGVHLQNPDTPVGLSCTPTRNGGPDVNFCAGKDPVHGIAVIGRRPMGHICP
- a CDS encoding DJ-1/PfpI family protein, whose amino-acid sequence is MTSAVQPTRRGVLGAAGAGALAMGLTGAGGSAGGSAAAVSSYRSGRGDRGDQGNRSDRGDGHPVDGGRGRTVAILLYDGFTALDAVGPYEMLCRLPGVRVVTVAHRPGPVRTDTGQLALTAERALTDVRRADVLLVPGGGNRGTVAAMEDRAVLNWVRLLHRRTTWTTSVCTGSLILGSAGLLKGLPATTYWASRPYLAKLGAVWTPGRFVETGRIITAAGVSAGLDMGLHLVARLCDDATARATQLAVEYDPHPPFDSGSPEKADETTRRLALELIDDAAVPAA
- a CDS encoding DUF1707 SHOCT-like domain-containing protein, with product MSELLPVSGDDGSVRASHAERDAVVERLNEAAAEGRLDFAELDERVERALGARTHGELAALTADLPVLPGADPAKPLTLKGGFHGAKREGHWQVPARIVAHGGMGGVILDFTAAECRLPEVAVEAEGGMGGVVLIIPEGWGVNTDGMEGGVKDKTATTPRLPGTPLIRVSGTPGMAGVVVRHPKRRELRRSKRRAELTQG
- a CDS encoding peptidoglycan DD-metalloendopeptidase family protein, encoding MNLKKVLISGIALLVVSPLAIGLGLLFFVATFLDDNEGGDYNLASNTLKVGKGGVPPQYAPLIEKAANACDAGLPASILAAQLWAESDFSPKEESKAHAKGIAQFIDSTWAIEGVDGNGDGVKNVFDPEDAIPAQGRMMCRLLTEFKKHPEYNGSPIELALAAYNAGPGAVYDHKGVPGPSFSGGETYRYVRDIMANASRFVGSVGTSENPAQKARQAVEWALKQRGGWYQLGGDCTDPLGSDSGKWCDCSSLMQQAYKKVGVDIPRTTWDQVKIGHQVDIDHPAPGDLVFNPGYDGSDALPGHVGMYIGDGKIVEAPHTGAQIRVVSYDSWRHSTTPITRISKVVRVVEADTAPGNWQRPVHSSIGTPYHQAGGMWSSGYHTGVDFVVPSGTPIHAIGPGTVVSAGPGGAYGNQVIIKHEDGMYSQYAHMTRVEVSAGQTVRGGQEIGISGATGNVSGPHLHMEVRTGPAYGSDVDPVAYMRRKGIDI